In Gadus chalcogrammus isolate NIFS_2021 chromosome 13, NIFS_Gcha_1.0, whole genome shotgun sequence, a single genomic region encodes these proteins:
- the stx18 gene encoding syntaxin-18, with amino-acid sequence MSRSDDVALGDVSVCLQLSGYSKMAVDITLLFKASVKTVKTRNKAMGIGFDSTKDEIFKRSKTKHGFSPKAKEVITNITKLKDFLLQHRKDYINAGSLISSDLTRMTDSERDQIDQDAQIFMRTCSEAIRQLRSEAEKQVLSAQMKEHRAAVLDLVDMYLRGVCKIYSEQRAIRVKRVVDKKRLSRLEPEHQGRSGKVAGPEPSEEKTPAVKEEGSERNMSELLDNSVSPWEDSRAEDELSPEEIQMFEQENQRLVSEMSSLVDEVRQIEGKVVEISRLQEIFAEKVLQQETEIDNIHQLVVGTTENVKEGNEDIREAIKNNAGFRVWILFFLVMCSFSLLFLDWYDS; translated from the exons ATGTCGCGGAGTGATGACGTAGCGCTCGGTGACGTGTCCGTTTGTTTACAGCTCTCAGGCTACAGCAAGATGGCTGTGGacataactttactttttaaagCCAGTGTCAAAACTGTCAAAACCCGAAACAAAGCCATGGGCATAGGGTTTGATTCTACCAAAGACGAGATATTCAAGCGGAGTAAAACAAAGCATGGATTCTCCCCCAAGGCTAAGGAGGTG ATCACCAACATCACGAAACTGAAGGACTTTCTGCTGCAGCACAGGAAGGACTACATCAATGCTGGCAG CCTCATCTCGTCGGACCTGACGCGTATGACGGACAGCGAGCGGGACCAGATAGACCAGGACGCCCAGATCTTCATGAGGACATGTTCTGAGGCCATACGCCAGCTCCGCTCTGAAG CTGAGAAGCAAGTGTTGTCTGCTCAGATGAAGGAGCACAGGGCAGCAGTACTGGACCTCGTTGATATGTATCTCAGAG GTGTGTGCAAGATTTACTCTGAGCAGAGGGCCATCCGAGTCAAGAGAGTGGTGGACAAGAAGAGGCT GTCCCGACTGGAACCCGAGCACCAGGGCAGGTCGGGGAAGGTGGCCGGGCCTGAGCCCAGCGAGGAGAAGACCCCGGCGGTCAAGGAGGAGGGCTCCG agaggAACATGTCTGAGCTGCTGGACAACAGCGTGAGCCCTTGGGAGGACAGCAGAGCGGAGGACGAGCTCTCTCCAGAGGAAATTCAGATG TTTGAGCAAGAGAACCAGCGGTTGGTGAGCGAGATGAGCAGCCTAGTGGATGAAGTGAG GCAAATTGAGGGCAAGGTGGTTGAGATCTCTCGACTCCAGGAGATCTTTGCTGAGAAGGTCCTCCAACAG GAAACGGAGATAGACAATATCCACCAGTTAGTCGTGGGCACGACAGAAAACGTCAAAGAAGGCAACGAAGACATTCGAGAG gccATTAAAAACAACGCTGGCTTCCGCGTGTGGATCCTCTTCTTCTTGGTTATGTGCTCCTTCTCCCTGCTCTTCCTGGACTGGTACGACAGCTAA